In Deltaproteobacteria bacterium, the sequence AAAAGCGCCCTTATCCTTGCAAGGAACTCATCATAGGAAAATGGTTTTACAAGGTAATCATCTGCACCGATGTCAAGCCCCTTCACCTTATTTTCAACAATATCAATGGCTGTCAAAAGTAATACAGGTGCGGTATTTTTATTTCCCCTTATTGTCTTGAGAACCTCCATGCCCCCCTTTTTCGGAAGGAGTAAGTCAAGGACTATTGCATCATAATCATTTACAGTGGCAAGGTATTCTCCCTCTATACCATCATAGGCAACATCAACAGCGTACCCCTCCTCTCCGAGTCCTGCCCTTATAAAATTAGCAACCTTTTTTTCATCTTCAATAACAAGGATACGCATTTGTTTAATTCCTTTACTTTCTAACTGCTTTTTTTATTGCCTTCTTATTTGTATTTCTCGTTCTGTAATATCGGCTCTTTTCCTCTTTGACAATTTCTTGAGATTTGGTCAATTGAGATTCTTCTTGTGCCACATATTTAGTTGGACTAAATAAATTAGGCTGAACTGTATTTTGTTTGTATAATTTACTATTTTTCCCGTGTTTGCCGGTAAACTCTCCTCTTTCCTTTCTTTCTTTAAAAGTCTTTTCTACAATATGCTTTGCCATTTCTTTATTTGCTAACCTTATTTCTGCCTTATAATTTTTTATTCTATTATCAGCAAACTTAATATATTCATCTGACATTTCTATACCTATAAAATCATGCCCTAATATTTTCGCTGCCGCTAATGTTGTGCCGCTTCCGCAATAAGGGTCAATTATTACCCCTTTTCTCTCGTCCATAATTGAATAAATCGCTCTAATTGGCAGTGCAAGTGGAAAAGGGGCAGGATGAGGAACTTTCCGTTCTGGTGAAAATCGCCAGATTGAACTTAATAAAGCATGTTTTGGTTTTAATTCTTCACCAATAAGTTTTACTCCATTGGGTTTATAGAGCCAATATATCCTTTCCTCCACCTGCCAAAATCTCCAGCCTCGTATATTAGCAGCAATCATCCTATCCCAGATTACTTCTTGCTTAACTGTCCATTTGGTTCTTCTTAACCAATCCATCGGATGAAACATTTCTCCTCTTTCCCATCTGAGTTTATGGTTATAGAAAAATGAACCGCCCGGATTGGTAACTCTAAAAAGTTCATTTAAAACTTCTATTTGAGTTTTTTGATATAAATCTTCAGGTAACTTATCTGTTGCACCGGAATATTTTACATTTGCAACTAACCACCCCTTTTTGTCTTCACCTTTATTATACGGCGGTGATGTCACACCCATATCAACAGTTTCGTCAGGTAAAGTTCTTAAAACAGTCAAGGCATCGCCGTGAAGTATTTTATTTAAATAGTTATCCGATTTCACTTTGCTTTTCCATCTAAAAACCTGTAAAAACCTTTAGATATATAGGCGGCATATTTTACCAATTCATCTGTATTTAAAAGGTAAACAATTTTGAGATTTTGACTTTCAACAAAATCCTTGTAATCAAAATCTGCGCTTCTTAAAAATTGCCCCTTTGTGCTTTCACTTCCTTTTAATTTCTTCTGCCATTTTTGTATTTTTATTTCCAAATTCTTTATAAAATCTGGAGAGGTAAAAGGAAACTCAATGATATAAATAAGTTTCCCATCTACAAAGCCGCTTACCAGCATATTCAACCCTTTTTCTCGTTTATCTTTTTCTAATCTTGCGGGTGTATAATCAGTAAAATTTCCTCCGCCGTTTAATTTTGACGGACTTGTTTTTCTTTCGCCTCTTTTATACTTCGCAAATTCCTCTGTGTCAAAGTTTTTGGGTTTGGCTTCACATTTTAGAGTTTTTCCAGAGATAAATGCGTCTTGCTTAAAACCATTATAACCTATCTTGCCTATCTTATGTTCATAGCCTGCCAAAGTAACTGTTATAAATTCTTTTTAATATTCCCCATTGCTGCCATGCCTATTGAATCAATATTAAACATCTTATTTGCAAGTTCCATAATATCTGCGGGTTTAATCTTTTCTACCTCTCTTATTATCTCTTTTACAGGGACGACCCTCTTAAAATACATCTCATCCTTTGCAAGTTTACTCATCCTGTTTTCGGTTGACTCAAGCCCAAGGAGCATCCCGCCTTTTAACTGCTCCTTTGCAACACTTAGTTCATCCTTTGTTACAGGTTCACGGCTTATCCTTTTAAACTCTTCTAAAACGAGCCCAATTGTCTTACTTACATTATTTTCTGCAACACCTGTATAAACAACAAGTGAACCTGTATCAAGATAAAGATTCAGATACGAATAAACAGAATAGGCTAGTCCTCTTTTTTCCCTGATTTCCTGAAACAGTCTTGAACTCATGCCGCCGCCGAGGATTGTGTTCAATAGATATGCCTTGTATCTGGCAGGGTCTCTTTGCGAGGGCGAAGATGAACCAATACATATATGCACCTGCTCAAGTTTTTTTCTTTCCAAAACAACAGATGGCGATGGTTTTGGCAGTTTCGCATCTCTTGCAAATGAACCGTGTTTCATGCCTTTAAATGACTTTTTCAAAAGACCCACAAGTTTATCATGTTTCAGATTGCCTGCGGCTGTTATGATTGTTGTATGGGGCAGGTATGTATTTTTGAAATATTTAAGTATTGCATCCCTTTTCATTTTTTTGATTGTCCCTGAAGTGCCAAGCACAGGCCTGCCGATTGAATGTCCTTTCCAAAAAATGTCAGCAAACATATCGTGGATTAAATCATCCGGCGTATCCTCAACCATCTTGATTTCCTGAAGAACAACCTGCCTTTCCCTTTCAAGTTCTTTAGCATCAAATCTTGAGTTCAGGAATATATCTGATAAAAGGTCAACAGCAAGAGGCAAATCATCGCCCAAAACCTTTGCGTAAAAGCATGTGTATTCCCTGCCTGTAAAGGCATTCAGGACACCGCCGACAGATTCTATGTCTCTGGCAATATCCTTTGCAGACCTCTTTTCAGTGCCTTTAAACAAGAGATGCTCTATAAAATGAGATACACCGTTCCTGTCCTTTTCCTCATCCCTGGAGCCTATATTTACCCATATGCCAATGGACGCAGACTGAAAATCTTTAACCTCTTCAGTTATAACATGGATGCCGTTTTTTAGAGTTGTTTTCTGGATTTTTGACATGGAATGATTGCAATTACGAATTATGAATTACGAATTAGGAGTTTTGAATTCTTAATTTATAATTTTTAATTCGTAATTGTTTTTCCCAGCGCCTCTTTGCGGGATAGTCTTATCTTGCCCTGTTTGTCTACCTCAACAACCTTTACAAGAACCTCGTCGCCTTCATTTAAAATATCCCTGACATCTTTTACCCTTTCATCAGACAGTTGTGATATATGCACAAGCCCATCTGTCCCGGGGAATATCTCTACAAATGCACCAAAGTCCATGATTTTTTTAACTTTACCCAGATATATCCTGCCGACCTCAACCTCCTGCGTAAGTTCCTTGATAATATCAATTGCCTTCTTGACAGACTCTTCATCACTAGACGCGATATTTACCTTGCCTGAATCATCTATATCTATCTTTACACCTGTCTTTTCAACGATACCTTTTATATTCTTGCCCCCTGGACCTATTACATCCCGTATCTTATCCTGTTTGACATAAATGGTGACTATCCTGGGCGCGTGTGCAGAGAGTTCGGGTCTATGGGATGACATGGCGTCCTTCATCTTTCCAAGTATGTAAAGCCTCCCATCTTTTGCCTGATAGAGAGCCTCTCGCAGAATCTCCTTTGTTACACCTGTTATCTTTATATCCATCTGCACAGCAGTAACCCCATCCTCTGTCCCTGCTACCTTAAAGTCCATGTCGCCAAGATGGTCTTCATCACCAAGTATATCTGACAGTATTGCCACGCATTCACCTTCCTTTACGAGTCCCATTGCTATGCCGGCAACTGCTGATTTAACAGGCACGCCTGCGTCCATAAGTGATAATGATGCGCCGCATACAGAAGCCATAGAGGATGAACCATTTGATTCTAATATCTCTGAAACAAGTCTTATAGTATAGGGAAATACCTCGCCTGACGGGACAACCTTTGCTATTGCCCTTTCTGCCAGCGAACCATGACCTATTTCTCTTCTGCCAGGTCCTCTTAAGAACTTAACTTCACCGGTGCAAAAAGGAGGGAAATTATAGTGAAGCATAAACCTCTTATGCTCCCAGCCTGAAAGGGCATCTACCTTCTGTTCATCTTCTGATGTGCCAAGTGTTGTTACCACCAGTGCCTGTGTTTCACCCCTTGTAAACATAGCAGAACCATGTGTGCGCGGCAGTAAGCCTACATCTATTGTAATTGGTCTTATATCCTTTAAACCCCTGCCATCAATACGCGATGACCTGTTTAGTATATTATGCCGCATTACACTGTATTTAATATCCTCAAATACCTTTTTTATCTCATCCTCTTTGTCTGCATATTCGGATTTCAGGTCTAAAACAAGTTCATTATAAATACTACTCAAAGACTGATACCTTTCCTGTTTAGTGAATATCTGTAATGCATTTTCTATCCTTGGTTTTGCAAACTCTGTAACCCTATTTGTAAGTTTTTCATCCGTCTTAAGAGGCGGAACTATCATCTTAACCTTACCCATCTCGTCCCTTATCTGTCTCTGAATATCTATTACAGGCTGAACCGCATTATGGGCAAAGGTTAAGGCATCAAGTATATCGTCTTCAGAAACTATCTTTGCACCGCCTTCTACCATAATAACAGCATCTGAACTGCCTGCAACGACTAAATCTATATCACTTTCCTTCTGCTGTGCTATAGTTGGATTACAGATGAGTTTGCCGTCAATCCTCCCGACCCTAACCCCGGCAATAGGCCCGTTAAAAGGTATATCAGAAATTGTTAGTGCTGCAGACGCACCTGCCAGTGCTGCTATCTCAGGGTCGTTTTCATGGTCAACAGAAAGCACCGTCGCTATGATTTGTGTCTCGTTATAATAGCCGTCTGGGAACAGGGGTCTGAGCGGCCTGTCAATAAGCCGTGATGTAAGGACCTCTTTTTCAGATGGCCTCCCTTCCCTTTTAAAAAAACCACCCGGTATCTTTCCCGCAGCATAGGTCATCTCCATATAATTTACAGTCAGCGGAAGAAAATCTGTGTCAGCAGCAGATTCATTTGCAGCAACCGCAGTTACAAGGACAACGGTATCACCGTATCTGACTATAACACTGCCATTTGATTGTTTTGCCACCTTCCCAGTTTCTATTAACAGTTTCCTTCCGCCAAACTCTACTTCATATTGTCTTGTCATTATTTATTCCTCTTTTTCAGTCTTTTGCGATTATTTTTATTTTCTGATGCCAAGTTTTTCTATAACTACCTTGTATCTGCCATTATCCTTTTTCTTAAGATAATCCAGAAGCCTTCTTCTCTGGCCAACAAGTTTCAACAGTCCTCTCCTTGAATGGTGGTCAGAGGTGTGAACCTTAAAATGCTCGGTGAGATAACCAATCCTGCCGCTTAAGAGTGCTATCTGAACCTCTGGAGAGCCGGTATCCCTTTCATGCACTTTGTACTGACCAATAATTTCATACTTTCTATCTTGTGTTAACATGTTTTCACCTCCTTTCCTTAAATGCCCTTATAAGTTTTAATCTGTTATGAGTAAACTGTCCTATTGCAACAATCTTATCACTAAACATGAATTTAATCACATCATCTTGGGCAAATGAATTACAATCAACCTCTGGGAGAAGATTGACGGCTGGTCTTTAAACATATCTTCTATTGTTATAACCTTATCTGCAAGGGTATCAGATGATATGCTGTCTAAAGATAAACTATCCTCTACTGCAAACCCGCCGCTTCTTACGCGATGCAAGGATGAAAGATATGCACCACACCCCAGTTTTTCACCAATATCATGACATAAAGACCTGATATATGTCCCTTTTGAGCATACAACCCGAAATCTTATATAAGGGATGGAGGATTCAATAATATCCATCTCATAGATATTTACAGCCCTTGGTTCCCGTAATACCTCTATCCCCTTTCTTGCAAGTTTGTAAAGAGGGACACCGCCTTTCTTGATGGCAGAATACATCGGCGGGGTCTGCATATATACACCTAGAAACCCCTTTAACACTGAAACAATATTTTCGCAGTCCATATCCGATACATCGCACTTACTGATTACCCTGCCGTCAATATCATATGTATCTGTTTCTTCCCCAACCTTCATCAAGGCAATATATTCCTTGACATCGTTTTCAAAAAATCGGGCAAGAGATGTTGCCTCATTTATACAGAGGGTAAGCACACCGGTTGCAAACGGGTCCAATGTCCCTGTATGCCCTACCTTTCTTGAGTTAGTTGCCTTTTTAACCCTTGTCACCACATCATGGGATGTAATGCCTTTTGGCTTATTGATAACTAAAAAACCATCCATCTCTATGCCCCCTACTTCCCACCTCCAATTTTTTCTATTGTTGCAGATAAAATCTTTTCTTTTACCTCCTCAAGTGTTCCCTGAAGATTACATCCTGCAGCATTTTTATGCCCACCGCCTCCAAACATACTTCCTATCTCTGCAACATCTATATTGCCTCTTGAACGAAAACTCATCTTGTATTCACCCGACTTTGATTCCCTGAATAATATACCCACCTCAACACCATCTATAGCCCTCGCAAAGTTTACAAAACCTTCTGTAAGTTCCTTATCAGCATCTGCCCTTTTCAGCATATCCTGCGTAACTACAAGGACAGCAATCTTTCCGTGTTCAGACACCTCCAATGTATCTAAAACCATACCCAGCAGTTTAAACCTTTTTGCAGGATAACTCTCATATATCCTCTGGGATATATCCCATGGGTCAACCCCTGCTTTAATCATCTCTGCAGCAACTACAAGGGCATGCGGTGTAGTGGATGAATATCTGAACGAACCTGTATCGGTTAACACGGATGTATAGATATTTACAGCAATATCTTTTGTTATTTTGACATCCATTGCATTAAGGAGGTCATAGACTATTTCACCTGTACTGGATGCCTCTGGTATCACAAAATTAATATCGCCAAACAGGTTATTTGTTATATGGTGGTCAATATTTATAATCTTCCCTTTATTTTTAATGGTTTCAAAATTATCGCCTAGCCTGTCTAATTGTCCGCAATCAACCACAATCGCTGCATCAAATATCTCGTCATCGCCTACTTTATGTACAACATCCATTGCACCGTCCAGAAATTTGAACGTATGAGGGACATTGTCATGAAAAAAGACCTTTGAATACTTCCCTAATTTTTTCAACCCAAGTGCCATTGCCAGTGCAGAACCAACTGCATCACCTTCAGGATTAATATGGGAGGCAACTAGGAATCTCTCCCCTTTGTTTATCTCATCAATGACTTTATTAAAATAGTTGTCCATAGGTTTCGGGTTTCAGGTTCTAGGTTCTACTAACACCTGACACCTATTACCTATCACCTGTCTTTAACCCTTCCAATATCTCGTTTATATGACCTGCATACGCAAGTGAGTCATCATATCTGAACATTATCTCAGGTATATGCTTCAAATCCAATCTTTTTGCAAGCCCCCTTTTTATATAACCGCTTGCCTTTTGCAGACCCAATAGGGATGTCTCTCGTTCTTCATCTGTCCCAAGCGCACTAAAAAAAACCTTCGCATGACGCAAATCATCTGATAACACCACCTTTGTAATTGTTATAAAACCTATCCTCGGGTCATTAACTTCACCCATCACAAGCATAGTGGATATCTTTTCTTTTATAAGGTCTGCTATCCTGTCTGAACGTTTGTAAGTCATATAAATGCAGGCTATAGGCAATGGGCTATTGGTTTTTATCCTATTGCCGCTATAGCCTATAGCCCATAGCCTGTCTTTAGTAATTTATTATCTCAATCCTGTGGTCTATTATCTCTGCAAGGTGAAGACTATCTATAAAGTCTATGGTCTTATCAAGACTGGAATTTATATGGCATGCATCATTTCCAACCACACAAAAACCTATCTGCGACCTCTGCCAGACATCATTATCACCTACCTCGGCAATAGAAACATTGAATCTATTTTTTGTCTTTTCAATAATACCTTTTAAAATCTTTCTTTTGTCCTTAAGGGATTTGGTATTATGCATTAATAAATCTATTTGACAGATACCGATTACCATAAAAACAGTTGAGGAGTTGAAGAGTAAAAGCAAAAACTCCTTAACTCCTCAACTCCTTAACTCATAATTTTCTTGCCACCTCTTCCATTACATAAGCCTCAATTATATCTCCAGCCTTTATATCATTATAGTTTTCTATACCCATACCGCATTCATATCCTGAAACAACCTCTTTGACATCATCTTTAAATCTTTTCAGAGAGGAAAGTTTACCGTTATATATTACTACATTATCCCTTATAAGTCTTACATTAGCCCCCCTTAAAATCTTGCCGTCTGTCACATAACACCCTGCGATATTACCAACCCTTGTGATATGAAAGACATCTCTTATCGCTGCCCTGCCAAGTATCTTTTCCTTAAGTGTTGGCGCAAGCATACCCTCCATTGCCTTCTTGATATCATCTGTTACATCATAGATTATACTATAAAGCCTTATATCAACCCCTTCCTTTTCTGCAAGGGCTAAAACCTTTGGTTCAGGACGGATATTAAAACCTATTATTATTGCATTAGATGCGGAGGCAAGCATTACATCACCCTCATTAATGCCGCCGACAGCACTGTGCATAATCTTTATCTTCACTGCATCTGATGGGAGTTTTTTAAGGGACTCTGCTACAGCCTCAACAGAGCCGTGGACATCACCCTTTATAATTAGACCAAGTTCTTTTATTTCACCAATCTTTATCTTGTCATATAGTTCATCAAGGCTTATCCTGCTTGTCTTTTTTAGTTCTGACTCTCTTGCCTTGCTCTGTCTGATGCCTGCTATCTGCTTGGCAGTTGCCTCATCCCTTACAACTACAAAAAGATCTCCTGCGTCAGGCACACTTGATGCACCCAGCACTTCTACCGGCATTGAAGCGCCAGCATTGTCAACCCTTTTCCCCCAATCGTTTATCATTGCCCTTATCCTTCCCCAATGTGTGCCCATGATAAATGCATCTCCTCCCTTCAATGTCCCTTCCTGAATAAGGACTGTTGCAACCGGACCCCTGCCCTTGTCAAGTTTTGCCTCAACCACAATACCTCGCGCAGATTTTTTTGGATCAGATTTTAGTTCCAGAACATCAGCCTGCAAAAGTATTAGTTCAAGCAGTTCTTTTATCCCTGTATTTTTTTTTGCAGAGACCTCACAGAAGATTGTTGTGCCGCCCCAGTCTTCAGGGACAAGACCATATTCTGTAAGTGCCTGTTTTACCCTTTGCGGATTTGCAGCAGGCAGGTCTATCTTATTTATTGCAACAATTATCGGGACATTTGCTGCCTTGGCATGGTTTACAGCCTCTATCGTCTGAGGCATCACTCCATCATCAGCAGCAACAACTAGAATCACTATATCCGTAGCCTTTGTCCCCCTTGCCCTCATTGAGGTAAATGCCTCATGTCCTGGTGTGTCAAGGAAAGTTACATCACCTTTATCAAGATGGACATGATATGCACCTATATGCTGTGTTATACCGCCAGCCTCACCTGCAGCAACATTTGTTTTTCTGACAGCATCAAGAAGGGATGTCTTGCCATGGTCAACATGCCCCATTACTGTAACAACAGGGGGTCTTGTTTTGAGTTCTCCGCTGACATGAGAAGACACATCTCTTAAAAGGTCATCTTCCTGCAATGTTATGTTTTCAACCTCGCCCCCGAATTCGCTGGCAACAATAGCTGCTGTATCAACATCTATAAATTGGTTTATTGTTACCATTGTGCCCATATCAATAAGTTTTTTTATAATATCAACTGCCTTTATGCCGAGTTTCTGTGAGAGGTCTCCGATGCTGATGGCATCCGCAATCTTGATTACCCGCGTAGAAGGTTTAAGGACAGAGGTCTCTGTAGTTTTGACCGTCTTTTGTATAACAGGCACAGGAATCTTTGTTATCCTGTCCCTTAATTCAAATTTCCTTTCCCTTCTGCCCGGTGCCCCAGTTCTTTTCTTTACAAACTTTTCAGCAGGGGTAATTTTTATTTCTTTTATCTCTCTCTTCTTGCCTGCCTCTTCCAACGGCAATATATCCGCTTCAAGAGGCTTGATGGGTTCTGGTTCTTTAGTCAACTCTACCGCATGCCTGCCGCTCTTTTTGAATACATGTTTTATCCCTTCTTTCCTCTCAGCAGGTATTGCCTTCAAAGGTTTCTTTGCAGCCGCAGGTTGTTTTTTTTCCCCCTTAATCTCTGTCAGGACAGGTTCTTTTTCTTCAATAGTAACTGGAACAGGGGGCATAACAACCTGCGGCACCTCTTGAACAGGTGCTACCGCTCGTCTCCTGATAACAGTAGGTTTGACCCTTTTTTCCTCTACCTGCCTTGATGTCACTTCTTTTTCCTTCCCTTTATCAGACATGTTTTCCTTTAACAGACATTGTTATTCCACTTTAGCATACCTTTTTGCGGCATCAATAATCTTTTCTGCCTTTTTACCACCTATCCCCTCTATAGACGAGAGTGCCTCTGCAGATGAGTTTAGTATGTCGCCCACTGTAATAAAACCAGCATTCTTGAGCAAGTCTCTCGTCTTTTTCCCCACACCATCTATAGCCTCAACACCTGCTTCTTTATCAGAAAGAGATCCTTCCACAACCTCTTCTGTTTTATCACCTATATTCTCTGTAATTTCCCTTGCAAATATATCCTCTATCTCTTCTTTATGGATTTTTTTAGCCTCTGATTCACTGCGGATATCAAGTTTCCAGCCTGTAAGTTTAGCAGCCAGACGGACATTTTGCCCCCTCTTGCCTATTGCCAGGGAGAGTTGGTCATCAGCAACAACAACTTCTATAGAATGACCATCCTCGTCCAGTAAAACCTTCAGAACCGAAGCAGGGGAAAGGGCACTGCAGACAAACTTTACATAGTCTTTTGACCATGGAATTATATCTATCTTCTCGCCGCGAAGTTCCTGTACAACTGTCTGCACCCTTGAACCTTTTATACCAACACATGCACCAACCGGGTCAACATCACTGTCCTTTGAATATACGGCAATCTTTGTTCTGTCGCCTGGCTCCCTTGCTACAACCTTAATCTCTATAATACCTTCATATATCTCTGGCACCTCATCCTTAAAAAGTCTTGCCACAAAATCAGGGGTTGCTCTGGAGAGCATGATGGATGGGCCTCTGGTATTCCTCTTTACACCAATAATCATTGCCCTTATCCTGTCTCCCTGACGATACCCTTCACCTCTCACCTGTTCATCCTTTTCAAGAACTGCCTCTGCCCTGCCAAGGTCAACAAGCATATCACCGCGTTCAAATCTTAATACAATCCCTGTAACAATATCCCCTACCCTGTTTATATATTCATTATACACAACATCTTTTTCTGCATCCCTTACCTTCTGGGTGATAATCTGTTTTGCTGTCTGTGCCGCAATCCTCCCAAGGTCGCTGATGTCAAGTTTTATACCAAGGCTGTCGCCAACAGTAGCCTCCGAGTCCAGTGTCAATGCCTCTTCAAGAGATATTTCAACATCATGGTCTGCAACACTCTCTGCAACTGTCTTGAATTGAAAGATTTCAATCTCCCCCAACTCTTCGCTGAAATGTGCCTCTATCTCTTTATGGCTGCCGTATCTCTTTCTTGCAGCTGTTAATAGCGCAGACTCTATAGCATCTACCAGAACTTTTTTTTCAAGCCCTTTGTCTTTGCCAATCTGTTCCAGAACATTATTTAAGTTTAAACCCATTAAAACCCTCCTCCAATGAGTTTTGGAGTTACGGAGTAAATACAAATACAGTTTAGGAGTAAAAGCAAAAACTCCTCAACTCCTAAACTCTAAAACTCCTCAACTCCTAAACTATCTCCAATCTTGCCTTTTGAATATTTGATACCGCTATTCTCCACACCCTGTTCTCGCTGTCCCTTGCAACCACATCGTTACCATCAACACCTTCAATTACTACACTAAATTTTCTTCTGCCGTCTATAGGCAATTTTGTCTTTATCCGTGCCTTTTTGTTTCTATATCTTATGAAATCATCAGATTTTGTAAGGGGTCTGTCCAGTCCGGGTGAGGACACTTCAAGAACATAACTGTTGTGTATAATGTCCTTAACATCCAGGACTGCACTTATTTCCCTGCTTGCCCTTTCACAATCATCCAATGTAACACCTTCTTCTTTATCTATAAAAATCCGTAAAATCCATCTGCCGCCTTCCATTATGTATTCAGCATCTACAAGTTCCAGATGATTATCAGCAAGAATCGGGGCAATAAGTTCTTTAACATTAGATATTATTTCTCCCATATAAATAAAAAAGCGGGCATAAAGCCCACTTATAATTAAAACCTACCACACTGAAACTATTTATTGCAAGGGAAAAAATAAGGGTTCAATTTCATTGGTGCTTTAGACATCAACACCCTTGATAGTGTATTTACAAAATCTACAATAGTAGAAATTTTGTTGGTGCTTTAGACCAAAATGCAGAAGACGCAACAGAATGTATCTACAATAGTAGAAATTTTGTTGGTGCTTTAGACTAATCAAGGCTTACGGGGCGGGGGGAAATCTACAACAGTAGAAATTTTGCTGGTGCTTTAGACTTCATAATCAAAGCAAAACTCATTGGAATCTACAATAGTA encodes:
- the infB gene encoding translation initiation factor IF-2 gives rise to the protein MSDKGKEKEVTSRQVEEKRVKPTVIRRRAVAPVQEVPQVVMPPVPVTIEEKEPVLTEIKGEKKQPAAAKKPLKAIPAERKEGIKHVFKKSGRHAVELTKEPEPIKPLEADILPLEEAGKKREIKEIKITPAEKFVKKRTGAPGRRERKFELRDRITKIPVPVIQKTVKTTETSVLKPSTRVIKIADAISIGDLSQKLGIKAVDIIKKLIDMGTMVTINQFIDVDTAAIVASEFGGEVENITLQEDDLLRDVSSHVSGELKTRPPVVTVMGHVDHGKTSLLDAVRKTNVAAGEAGGITQHIGAYHVHLDKGDVTFLDTPGHEAFTSMRARGTKATDIVILVVAADDGVMPQTIEAVNHAKAANVPIIVAINKIDLPAANPQRVKQALTEYGLVPEDWGGTTIFCEVSAKKNTGIKELLELILLQADVLELKSDPKKSARGIVVEAKLDKGRGPVATVLIQEGTLKGGDAFIMGTHWGRIRAMINDWGKRVDNAGASMPVEVLGASSVPDAGDLFVVVRDEATAKQIAGIRQSKARESELKKTSRISLDELYDKIKIGEIKELGLIIKGDVHGSVEAVAESLKKLPSDAVKIKIMHSAVGGINEGDVMLASASNAIIIGFNIRPEPKVLALAEKEGVDIRLYSIIYDVTDDIKKAMEGMLAPTLKEKILGRAAIRDVFHITRVGNIAGCYVTDGKILRGANVRLIRDNVVIYNGKLSSLKRFKDDVKEVVSGYECGMGIENYNDIKAGDIIEAYVMEEVARKL
- the nusA gene encoding transcription termination/antitermination protein NusA; the encoded protein is MGLNLNNVLEQIGKDKGLEKKVLVDAIESALLTAARKRYGSHKEIEAHFSEELGEIEIFQFKTVAESVADHDVEISLEEALTLDSEATVGDSLGIKLDISDLGRIAAQTAKQIITQKVRDAEKDVVYNEYINRVGDIVTGIVLRFERGDMLVDLGRAEAVLEKDEQVRGEGYRQGDRIRAMIIGVKRNTRGPSIMLSRATPDFVARLFKDEVPEIYEGIIEIKVVAREPGDRTKIAVYSKDSDVDPVGACVGIKGSRVQTVVQELRGEKIDIIPWSKDYVKFVCSALSPASVLKVLLDEDGHSIEVVVADDQLSLAIGKRGQNVRLAAKLTGWKLDIRSESEAKKIHKEEIEDIFAREITENIGDKTEEVVEGSLSDKEAGVEAIDGVGKKTRDLLKNAGFITVGDILNSSAEALSSIEGIGGKKAEKIIDAAKRYAKVE
- a CDS encoding ribosome maturation factor RimP, with protein sequence MGEIISNVKELIAPILADNHLELVDAEYIMEGGRWILRIFIDKEEGVTLDDCERASREISAVLDVKDIIHNSYVLEVSSPGLDRPLTKSDDFIRYRNKKARIKTKLPIDGRRKFSVVIEGVDGNDVVARDSENRVWRIAVSNIQKARLEIV